TGATAACATATTTCAAGTATTTGTCGGTGGACAAAAGCAGTTAGAACTAACAAACCTCACCTTAAATCCTGATTCTCTACTGAATTTCCAAAAATACACCCTTAACTTTGTGGCTACATCAAGAGTTACAGAGTTAAAGTTTGCTAGTCACACTGGATATGACTGGTTAAACCTAGATGATGTCAGTGTCTACCGTGTAGAAGATGATAATTCACAGGGTTCTGGAAACCAAGCTGTACCTGAACCAACAACTATTGGTGGTATCGCTATTGCTGGGTTACTAGGCAGTTGGTTAAAGCGCAAAAAAGCTGCGAGTTGTTAGTTTTCGTTAGGGAGTAGGTGAAGGAGTATAGGGTGTGTAAGGGTGTAAGTGTTCAAAACCCTTACATCCTTATACCCAGTCTCCCCAGACAATTTTTGTGCGTAAGTCCTGTTAATGACCTTATGCCGTCAAACTATTGCTTGCAGTAGCTGTGATTATCTTACGTATTTGAGCATCAGTAAGATTTTTATTCGCACTGAGCATCAAAGCTACTACCCCAGCAACATGAGGCGTTGCCATTGATGTGCCGTTCCAAGCAGCATATTTATTACCAGGAAGTGTAGAATAAACACCAACACCAGGGGCTGTAACATAGCTGATTAGTTCAAAGTCAGCTAAATTAGAAAAATCGGCCATATTCCCAGATTGATCAACTGCTCCCACCGCCACACCCCAATCTTGAGCATAATTGGCAGGATAATATGGTGTGGAACCACTGGCATTTCCCGCAGCCATAACGACAATTGCGCCTTTGCTACTGGCATATTGCACGGCTAACTGTATATCAGTATGCGGCTGATCTTTGCCAATACTGATGTTAATCACATTTGCGCCATTGTTCACAGCGTAACGAATACCATTAGCGATCGCACTATCAGAGCCAGAGCCATTTTCATTTAAAACTTTCACTGGCATAATCTTGGCATTATAGGCAATACCAGTTACACCAAAGCTATTGTTTACCCCGGCAATAGTACCCGCAACGTGAGTACCATGACCGTTTTTGTCTAGGGTGTTATTGTTATTGCTAACAAAGTTCCAACCGTAGACATCATCAATATAACCATTGCCGTCATCATCCTTACCATTGCCAGCAATTTCTTTGGTATTTTTCCAAATATTAGAGCTTAAATCTCGATGGTTGCGGTCAACACCACTATCCACAACCGCGACAGTAATTCCTGCGCCTGTATAGCCTTTAGCCCAGACTTCTGAAGCTTTGATCAGATCTGCGCCCCAATTACGACCGCCCAAATCAGGAACATCTGCAAAGGTAGTTTGAGCTAAAGCTTGAGCCACAGCGGCTGCTGCATTAATTAAGCCATAACCATTTGTAGAACTAAAAGTATTTTTCAGGGCGATCGCTTTAGCAACGATATTATTACTTTCATTCGTTTCAATTACATTGTTGTTACCATCAGCTTTGTACAACAGATAATAACTACCTGGGGCGACATTCTTCTCAATGCTAAAAGTGAGTGTTCTGGAACTGTAAGCACCTGCGGCCAGACTAGCAATTTCATCAGAGCCTAAATACAAATCATCATCACTCACTGTTTTATCTCTAGATAGATAAAAGGTTGTAGAGCTAGGAAAAGCTTTGCCAATACCTTGATTTTTGACACGATAACTAACTTTA
This window of the Nostoc sp. HK-01 genome carries:
- a CDS encoding peptidase S8/S53, translated to MRSDQKNINLIYTATSKHNIWENYPHQSEKNSLKSINDRSYLSALKSSNTGSDITSLNQQNNQENTQAIALTSAQPDLIVQNAVAPASITAGSTINLNYQVKNQGVENAFSSYTLFYLSHDQTVSDDDVYLGSDYVDGIAAGVYSSESVALKIENNIAAGSHYLLYQANGNGDAIESNLNNNTFAQTINVTQTKTDLIVQNAVAPSSISVGESFKVSYRVKNQGIGKAFPSSTTFYLSRDKTVSDDDLYLGSDEIASLAAGAYSSRTLTFSIEKNVAPGSYYLLYKADGNNNVIETNESNNIVAKAIALKNTFSSTNGYGLINAAAAVAQALAQTTFADVPDLGGRNWGADLIKASEVWAKGYTGAGITVAVVDSGVDRNHRDLSSNIWKNTKEIAGNGKDDDGNGYIDDVYGWNFVSNNNNTLDKNGHGTHVAGTIAGVNNSFGVTGIAYNAKIMPVKVLNENGSGSDSAIANGIRYAVNNGANVINISIGKDQPHTDIQLAVQYASSKGAIVVMAAGNASGSTPYYPANYAQDWGVAVGAVDQSGNMADFSNLADFELISYVTAPGVGVYSTLPGNKYAAWNGTSMATPHVAGVVALMLSANKNLTDAQIRKIITATASNSLTA